A section of the Subtercola frigoramans genome encodes:
- the aroB gene encoding 3-dehydroquinate synthase → MTAESPTIIHVGGDNAYDVIVGRGVLDRIGASLAPGVRKVLLVHAPPLSDWASALRDELKGDYEVLLAEVPDGEGAKRIEVASFLWQILGQADFTRSDAIVAFGGGSTTDLAGFVAATWLRGVQLIQAPTTLLGMVDAAIGGKTGINTAEGKNLVGAFYAPSTVIADLDTLVSLPRNDLLAGFAEVVKAGFIAEPEILDIIEADVEAATDPTTPQFRRLVELSIGLKARVVGEDFKEAGLREILNYGHTLGHAIEHTERYQWRHGAAVSVGMVFAAELGRLTGSLSDAAVDRHRSILESLTLPTTYPVGRWKTLLAAMQRDKKARGSMLRFIVLDDIGKPTVLAGPETSLLFAAYQEIGS, encoded by the coding sequence ATGACCGCCGAGAGCCCCACGATCATCCATGTCGGTGGCGACAACGCGTACGACGTCATCGTCGGGCGCGGGGTGCTCGACCGGATCGGTGCGTCGCTTGCACCCGGAGTGCGCAAAGTGCTCCTCGTGCACGCGCCGCCACTTTCGGACTGGGCCTCGGCCTTGCGCGACGAGCTGAAGGGCGACTACGAGGTTCTGCTGGCCGAGGTTCCTGACGGTGAGGGAGCCAAACGGATCGAGGTCGCCTCGTTCCTCTGGCAGATTCTCGGTCAGGCAGACTTCACTCGGTCAGACGCGATCGTGGCCTTCGGTGGCGGCTCGACGACCGACCTCGCCGGGTTCGTGGCCGCAACCTGGCTGCGCGGTGTTCAGCTCATCCAGGCACCGACCACTCTGCTCGGGATGGTCGATGCCGCGATCGGCGGGAAGACGGGGATCAACACGGCCGAGGGCAAGAATCTCGTGGGTGCCTTCTACGCACCGAGCACCGTCATCGCTGACCTCGACACGTTGGTCAGTCTGCCGCGCAACGATCTTCTCGCCGGGTTCGCCGAGGTTGTCAAGGCCGGGTTCATCGCGGAACCGGAGATCCTCGACATCATCGAGGCCGATGTCGAAGCAGCGACCGATCCCACCACCCCACAGTTCCGACGCCTGGTCGAGCTCTCGATCGGCCTCAAGGCCAGGGTCGTCGGCGAGGACTTCAAGGAGGCGGGACTCCGCGAGATCCTGAACTACGGGCACACCCTGGGCCACGCCATCGAGCACACCGAGCGCTACCAGTGGAGGCACGGAGCGGCGGTGTCGGTCGGCATGGTCTTCGCCGCGGAACTCGGCAGGCTCACCGGGAGCCTTTCGGATGCCGCGGTCGACCGTCACCGCAGCATCCTCGAGTCCCTGACCCTGCCGACAACGTACCCGGTCGGCCGCTGGAAGACCCTGCTCGCCGCCATGCAACGCGACAAGAAGGCCAGGGGGAGCATGCTCAGGTTCATCGTTCTCGACGACATCGGCAAGCCCACCGTGCTCGCCGGCCCCGAGACCTCGCTGCTCTTCGCGGCCTACCAGGAGATCGGCTCGTAG
- the efp gene encoding elongation factor P, with amino-acid sequence MASTSDISNGVVMKIDGQLWAVIEFQHVKPGKGGAFVRTKIKNVVSGKVVDRTFNAGAKIETANVDRRDYQYLYNDGQDFVFMDTDTFEQLTVTDAVVGDAAKFMLENQMATIALHEDAPLYVELPASVILEITYTEPGLQGDRSTGGTKPATVETGHEIQVPLFLEQGTKVKVDTRTGDYLGRVSDKG; translated from the coding sequence TTGGCTTCGACAAGTGACATCAGCAACGGCGTAGTGATGAAGATCGACGGGCAGCTCTGGGCTGTCATCGAATTCCAGCACGTCAAACCGGGCAAGGGCGGGGCATTCGTTCGCACCAAGATCAAGAACGTCGTCTCGGGCAAGGTCGTCGACCGCACCTTCAACGCCGGGGCGAAGATCGAGACGGCCAACGTCGACCGCCGCGACTACCAGTACCTCTACAACGACGGCCAGGACTTCGTGTTCATGGACACCGACACCTTCGAACAGCTCACCGTGACGGACGCCGTCGTCGGCGACGCAGCCAAGTTCATGCTCGAGAACCAGATGGCCACCATCGCGCTGCACGAAGACGCCCCGTTGTACGTCGAACTGCCCGCCTCTGTCATCCTCGAGATCACCTACACCGAGCCCGGCCTCCAGGGTGACCGCTCGACCGGCGGCACCAAGCCGGCGACGGTCGAGACCGGCCACGAGATCCAGGTTCCCCTGTTCCTCGAGCAGGGCACCAAGGTCAAGGTCGACACCCGCACGGGCGACTATCTCGGCCGCGTCAGCGACAAGGGCTGA
- the nusB gene encoding transcription antitermination factor NusB, whose amino-acid sequence MSARTKARKRALDVLYAADVRQISINESLAAEAARALTEPAREASWEYAREIVDGVVSHGYEIDELIETYAKGWTLGRMPHVDRALLRIGIWEVLYNDDVPDNVAIAEAVEAAQSMSTDASAPFINGILAKIAQTKGVAH is encoded by the coding sequence GTGAGCGCACGCACAAAAGCACGCAAGCGAGCCCTCGACGTTCTGTACGCGGCGGATGTCCGGCAGATCTCGATCAACGAATCCCTTGCAGCCGAGGCAGCCAGGGCGCTGACCGAACCAGCACGTGAGGCGTCGTGGGAATACGCCAGGGAGATCGTCGACGGCGTCGTCTCGCACGGCTACGAGATCGACGAACTGATCGAGACGTACGCGAAGGGCTGGACCCTCGGCCGCATGCCGCACGTCGACCGGGCACTTCTCCGAATCGGCATCTGGGAGGTCCTCTACAACGACGATGTACCTGACAACGTGGCCATCGCCGAGGCCGTCGAGGCAGCCCAGTCGATGTCGACGGATGCCTCCGCTCCCTTCATCAACGGAATCCTCGCCAAGATCGCCCAGACCAAGGGCGTCGCGCACTGA
- the pyrR gene encoding bifunctional pyr operon transcriptional regulator/uracil phosphoribosyltransferase PyrR, with amino-acid sequence MARVVLSQADITRALTRISHEILESNRGADGLVILGVPTRGVFLARRIAAIIQRIEPGAPASMVGALDATMYRDDLSRNVTRTPSPTQIPAGGVDGKTVVLVDDVLYSGRTIRAALDALNDIGRPRIVRLAVLVDRGHRELPIRADFVGKNLPTSTDERINVRLSEVDEVEEVSIEAAR; translated from the coding sequence ATGGCACGCGTCGTGTTGTCTCAGGCTGATATCACCCGGGCGTTGACTCGGATCTCCCACGAGATCCTCGAGTCCAACCGGGGTGCAGACGGTCTGGTGATTCTCGGAGTACCGACGCGCGGGGTGTTTCTTGCGCGGCGCATTGCAGCGATCATCCAGCGCATCGAACCCGGCGCACCGGCGTCGATGGTCGGAGCACTCGACGCCACGATGTACCGCGACGATCTCTCGCGGAACGTCACCCGCACGCCCTCTCCGACGCAGATCCCTGCCGGGGGAGTCGACGGCAAGACCGTCGTGCTCGTGGATGATGTTCTCTATTCCGGCCGCACGATCAGGGCCGCACTCGATGCGCTGAACGACATCGGGCGCCCACGAATCGTGCGCCTCGCCGTTCTCGTCGACCGCGGCCATCGCGAACTGCCGATCAGGGCCGACTTCGTCGGCAAGAACCTGCCGACCTCCACAGACGAGCGCATCAACGTGCGGCTCAGCGAAGTCGACGAGGTCGAAGAAGTCAGCATCGAGGCGGCCCGATGA
- a CDS encoding aspartate carbamoyltransferase catalytic subunit, with product MKHLLSTRNLSRDEAIQILDVAEDMADVSNREVKKLPTLRGKTVVNLFFEDSTRTRISFEAAAKRLSADVINFSAKGSSVSKGESLKDTAQTLAAMGADGVVIRHHSSGAPQVLAESNWIDAPVINAGDGTHEHPTQALLDAFTMRRRLFGAASRGRDLHGVSVVIVGDILHSRVARSNLWLLQTLGAHVTFVAPATLVPFGVETWPATVSYDLDRVLRETQPDVVMMLRIQSERMNAAYFPNAREYSREWGLDDVRFSRLRADTIVMHPGPMNRGLEISAAAADSAQSTVLEQVTNGVSIRMAVLYLLLSGEREAQS from the coding sequence ATGAAACATCTCCTGTCGACCAGGAACCTCAGCAGGGATGAGGCGATCCAGATTCTCGACGTGGCCGAAGACATGGCTGACGTCTCGAACCGCGAGGTCAAGAAGCTCCCCACTCTGCGGGGCAAGACCGTCGTCAACCTGTTCTTCGAAGACTCAACCCGCACGAGGATCTCATTCGAAGCGGCCGCGAAGAGGTTGAGCGCCGACGTGATCAACTTCAGCGCGAAGGGCTCGAGCGTCTCGAAGGGCGAAAGCCTGAAGGACACCGCCCAGACGCTCGCTGCGATGGGCGCAGACGGTGTCGTCATCCGCCACCACTCCTCTGGCGCGCCCCAGGTGCTGGCCGAGAGCAACTGGATCGACGCGCCCGTCATCAATGCGGGCGACGGCACCCACGAGCATCCGACCCAGGCGCTGCTCGACGCCTTCACGATGCGTCGGCGGCTCTTCGGGGCGGCCAGCCGCGGCCGGGACCTGCACGGCGTGAGCGTGGTGATCGTCGGCGACATTCTGCACTCGCGGGTAGCGCGCTCGAATCTCTGGTTGCTGCAGACCCTCGGCGCACATGTCACCTTCGTGGCCCCGGCCACCCTGGTGCCGTTCGGTGTCGAGACCTGGCCGGCTACGGTGAGCTACGACCTCGACCGGGTACTGCGGGAAACCCAGCCCGACGTGGTCATGATGCTGCGAATTCAGAGCGAGCGCATGAATGCGGCGTACTTTCCCAACGCCCGTGAGTACTCCCGCGAGTGGGGCCTCGACGATGTGCGGTTCAGCCGGCTTCGCGCGGATACGATTGTGATGCACCCCGGCCCGATGAACCGGGGGCTGGAGATCTCGGCCGCTGCCGCCGACTCGGCGCAGTCGACCGTGCTCGAACAGGTCACCAACGGTGTCTCGATCCGTATGGCGGTGCTGTATCTCCTACTTTCCGGCGAACGAGAGGCCCAGTCGTGA
- a CDS encoding dihydroorotase, producing the protein MSDSPSSTDRLASLSYLVSGATLPTGERADLLVQGGRLRAVGRSLDAHGATVIDADGLLALPGLVDLHTHLREPGFEQSETVLTGTRAAAAGGFTSVFAMANTLPVSDTAGVVEQVQALGDDAGFATVRPIGAVTVGLAGERLSEIGAMAHSRARVRVFSDDGKCVHDSLLMRRALEYVKTFDGVVAQHSQDPRLTENSQMNEGALSSELGLKGWPAVAEESIIARDVLLAEHVGARLHVCHVSTAGSVEVIRWAKSRGIAVTAEATPHHLLLTEDLIRSYDARYKVNPPLRRDDDVHALRAGLADGTIDIIATDHAPHPAESKESEWDAASFGMVGLESALSVAQTALVETGLLTWADIARVLSQTPAEIGRLADHSHAFEVGSSANFTLHDPSSSSVFGLDRLAGKSTNSPFLGMTLSGRVEYTFHHGYPTVFGGTVLDSAEVAASAAAWKTGSTHG; encoded by the coding sequence GTGAGCGACTCACCTTCCAGCACAGACAGACTCGCGAGCCTGAGTTACCTCGTCTCCGGTGCCACGCTGCCCACGGGCGAACGCGCCGATCTCCTCGTGCAGGGCGGTCGCCTGAGGGCAGTCGGCCGCTCGCTCGACGCGCACGGCGCAACAGTGATCGACGCCGACGGGCTTCTTGCCCTGCCCGGCCTGGTCGACCTGCACACGCACCTGCGCGAGCCCGGTTTCGAACAGAGCGAAACGGTGCTCACTGGCACTCGTGCGGCCGCAGCCGGCGGGTTCACCAGCGTCTTCGCGATGGCGAACACGCTGCCGGTGTCTGACACCGCTGGCGTGGTCGAGCAGGTACAGGCGCTGGGGGATGACGCCGGCTTCGCCACCGTGCGCCCGATCGGTGCCGTCACGGTCGGCCTTGCGGGTGAACGGCTGAGCGAGATCGGCGCCATGGCGCACTCCCGCGCCCGTGTGCGGGTCTTCTCCGATGACGGCAAGTGCGTTCACGACTCGCTGCTCATGCGCCGGGCCCTCGAGTACGTGAAGACCTTCGACGGGGTCGTCGCCCAGCACTCGCAAGACCCACGGCTCACCGAGAACTCCCAGATGAACGAAGGCGCGCTCTCGAGCGAGCTCGGGCTGAAGGGCTGGCCGGCCGTCGCCGAGGAGTCGATCATCGCGCGCGACGTGCTACTGGCCGAGCACGTCGGAGCCCGCCTGCACGTCTGCCATGTCTCGACAGCCGGCTCGGTGGAGGTGATCCGCTGGGCGAAATCCCGCGGCATCGCCGTCACGGCCGAGGCTACGCCGCACCACCTGCTGCTCACCGAAGACCTCATCCGTTCGTACGACGCCCGGTACAAAGTGAACCCACCTCTGCGACGCGACGACGACGTGCATGCGCTTCGCGCCGGGCTCGCCGACGGCACGATCGACATCATCGCCACCGACCACGCGCCTCACCCTGCCGAATCGAAGGAATCCGAGTGGGACGCCGCGTCGTTCGGCATGGTCGGCCTCGAGTCGGCACTCTCGGTCGCCCAGACGGCGCTCGTCGAAACCGGCCTCCTCACCTGGGCCGACATTGCCCGTGTGCTGTCGCAGACACCGGCCGAGATCGGTCGGCTTGCCGACCACTCGCACGCCTTCGAAGTCGGCTCCTCGGCCAACTTCACCCTCCACGACCCGAGCAGCAGCAGCGTCTTCGGTCTCGACCGGCTCGCCGGCAAGAGCACCAACTCGCCCTTTCTCGGCATGACCCTCTCCGGACGGGTCGAATACACCTTCCATCACGGCTACCCGACCGTCTTCGGCGGCACCGTGCTCGACAGCGCTGAGGTCGCGGCAAGCGCCGCAGCGTGGAAAACAGGAAGCACTCATGGATAG
- a CDS encoding PH-like domain-containing protein, translating into MDRIGPALIVLAILIVIYAAMALGWRARKRRQAAFTAQSETPKDAGNLLLEVPMLYVATTPANKPLERLTIKGLAFRGRGTFIVWQHGVTLSVNGEPDVFVPVADIRSIGTSTYTIDRVVESGGLVRLDWTSALDGDDEARLNAATAGANRAERNAAIARAISTAHDTAEAAAAVAAATEEFDHAHPRPRAGDRGAAQTGHRSSTATIVAHSTADVESYVRILDQADSTRVLEAVDGIVAAFTRTTQPNTPPPATPTQEGTLA; encoded by the coding sequence ATGGATAGAATCGGCCCCGCACTCATCGTCCTGGCGATCCTGATCGTCATCTACGCCGCCATGGCGCTCGGCTGGAGGGCCCGCAAGCGCCGACAGGCCGCCTTCACTGCGCAGTCCGAAACGCCGAAGGATGCTGGTAACCTCCTGCTCGAGGTGCCGATGCTCTACGTGGCGACCACGCCGGCGAACAAGCCCCTCGAACGCCTCACCATCAAGGGCCTCGCCTTTCGCGGGCGAGGAACGTTCATCGTGTGGCAACACGGCGTCACACTCTCCGTCAACGGGGAACCCGACGTCTTCGTGCCCGTGGCCGACATCCGTTCGATCGGAACATCGACCTACACGATCGATCGTGTCGTCGAATCCGGTGGACTGGTCCGGCTCGACTGGACCTCGGCTCTCGACGGCGACGACGAGGCTCGGCTGAACGCCGCAACCGCCGGGGCGAACCGCGCCGAACGCAACGCCGCCATCGCCCGCGCCATCTCGACCGCACACGACACCGCGGAGGCCGCTGCGGCGGTCGCCGCTGCCACCGAGGAGTTCGACCACGCACACCCCCGGCCGCGCGCGGGTGATCGAGGCGCGGCCCAGACGGGTCACCGCAGCTCGACGGCGACGATCGTCGCCCACAGCACCGCCGACGTCGAGTCGTACGTGCGGATTCTCGACCAGGCCGACAGCACCCGCGTTCTCGAGGCGGTCGACGGAATCGTCGCAGCCTTCACCCGAACAACACAGCCCAACACCCCACCCCCCGCAACCCCGACGCAGGAAGGGACTCTCGCGTGA
- the carA gene encoding glutamine-hydrolyzing carbamoyl-phosphate synthase small subunit, translated as MIAAEPAVFVLEDGNRYVGRAYGARGRTIGEAVFATGMTGYQETLTDPSYAGQIVMMTAPHIGNTGTNDEDLESSRIWVSGFVVRDPSRVVSNFRATRSLDDDLVRDEVVGISGIDTRAVTRHIRSSGAMRAGIFSGPDFELSPDAQLELVRAGAEMAGQNLSKVVSTPEPYTVAAVGERVGSVVVLDLGVKKSTLNYLADRGFDVEVLPESSTSAEILALDPSALFYSNGPGDPEASEGHVQVLRDVLHAGLPYFGICFGNQLLGRALGFGTYKLPFGHRGINQPVLDRTTGRVEITSQNHGFAVDAPREGVIESPEGFGLVEVSHVSLNDDVVEGIRCLEINAFSVQYHPEAAAGPHDSMYLFDRFRDMVLSSNLPHANSQESK; from the coding sequence GTGATCGCCGCAGAGCCCGCAGTTTTTGTTCTCGAAGACGGCAATCGGTACGTGGGGCGCGCCTATGGCGCCCGCGGCCGCACCATCGGCGAAGCGGTCTTCGCCACCGGAATGACCGGGTACCAGGAGACGCTGACCGATCCTTCGTACGCCGGCCAGATCGTCATGATGACGGCACCGCACATCGGCAACACCGGCACCAACGACGAAGACCTCGAGTCCAGCCGCATCTGGGTCTCGGGATTCGTCGTGCGCGACCCTTCGCGAGTCGTATCCAACTTCCGTGCGACCCGCAGCCTCGACGACGACCTCGTCCGCGATGAAGTGGTGGGAATCAGCGGCATCGACACCCGGGCCGTGACGCGGCACATCCGGTCATCCGGTGCCATGCGCGCGGGCATCTTCTCGGGCCCCGACTTCGAACTGTCACCGGATGCCCAGCTCGAGCTGGTTCGCGCCGGCGCCGAAATGGCGGGCCAGAACCTCTCGAAGGTCGTCTCGACACCCGAGCCGTACACGGTCGCTGCCGTCGGCGAACGTGTCGGATCCGTCGTGGTTCTCGACCTCGGCGTCAAGAAGTCGACTCTCAACTATCTCGCCGACCGCGGCTTCGACGTGGAGGTGCTGCCGGAGTCCTCGACCTCGGCGGAGATCCTCGCGCTCGACCCCTCGGCACTCTTCTACTCGAACGGCCCCGGCGACCCCGAGGCGTCTGAGGGGCATGTGCAGGTGCTCCGCGATGTGCTGCACGCGGGGCTGCCGTACTTCGGTATCTGCTTCGGCAACCAGTTGCTCGGCCGCGCGCTCGGTTTCGGCACCTACAAGCTGCCGTTCGGCCACCGCGGCATCAACCAGCCCGTGCTCGACCGAACGACGGGCCGCGTGGAGATCACCAGCCAGAACCACGGCTTCGCTGTCGATGCCCCGCGCGAGGGCGTCATCGAGTCGCCAGAAGGGTTCGGCCTCGTCGAGGTGAGCCACGTGAGCCTGAACGATGACGTGGTCGAGGGCATCCGGTGCCTCGAGATCAACGCCTTCTCTGTGCAGTACCACCCGGAGGCGGCCGCCGGGCCGCACGACTCGATGTACCTCTTCGACCGATTCAGAGACATGGTCCTGAGCTCCAACCTCCCGCACGCCAACTCCCAGGAAAGCAAGTAA
- the carB gene encoding carbamoyl-phosphate synthase large subunit, whose product MPKREDIKSVLVIGSGPIVIGQACEFDYSGTQACRVLREEGVRVILVNSNPATIMTDPDFADATYVEPITWRVIESIIAKEKPDAILPTLGGQTALNAAIDLHNHGILEKYNVELIGANFEAINKGEDRQIFKELVLECGADVARSFIAHTVEEAVEYAADLGYPLVVRPSFTMGGLGSGFAYTETELRRIVGDGLHQSPTTEVLLEESILGWKEYELELMRDTADNTVVVCSIENVDPVGVHTGDSITVAPALTLTDREYQNLRNIGIDIIRAVGVDTGGCNIQFAIDPANGRVIVIEMNPRVSRSSALASKATGFPIAKIAAKLAIGYRLDEIPNDITKVTPASFEPTLDYVVVKVPRFAFEKFPAADATLTTTMKSVGEAMAIGRNYSTALQKALRSLEKRGSSFHWDGEPGNKDELLAIAAVPTDGRIVTVQQALRAGATIDEVFESTKIDPWFIDQIVLINEVADAVAAAPLTDEHILRHAKDHGFSDIQIAALRGTTEEEIRQIRYGLDVRPVYKTVDTCAGEFPALTPYHYSSYDLETEVMPSDRRKVVILGSGPNRIGQGVEFDYSCVHASFALSDAGYETIMINCNPETVSTDYDTSDRLYFEPLTLEDVLEVIHAESQSGDLVGVVVQLGGQTALGLAKGLKAAGVPILGTTPEAIDLAEERGLFAGILDAAGLLAPKNGTATDYKTAVVVAEEIGYPVLVRPSYVLGGRGMEIVYDSPSLEDYFERVAGQGIVGPTHPLLVDRFLDDAIEIDVDALYDGVDLYIGGIMEHIEEAGIHSGDSSCTLPPVTLGQDVIARVKKATLGIAEGVGVRGLLNVQFAVGAGILYVLEANPRASRTVPFVSKALGIPLAKAASRIMVGDTIAELVAEGMLPKLDGSIVPFDAPVSVKEAVLPFKRFRTKEGMVVDSVLGPEMRSTGEVMGIDRDFPRAFAKSQEAAYGGLPQSGAVFVSVSDRDKRAIVLPVLRLSQLGFEILATVGTAEVLNRNGIRTRIVRKYSQGASRTNEPNIVDLINRNEVDIVINTPSGRSARADGYEIRAAAVAADKPLFTTIAQLGAAVASFDGIRDGFTVTSLQEYAWERSEALERAEEAAAAELLLEELEA is encoded by the coding sequence ATGCCCAAGAGAGAAGACATCAAGAGCGTCCTGGTCATCGGCTCCGGCCCGATCGTGATCGGCCAGGCCTGCGAGTTCGACTATTCGGGTACCCAGGCGTGCCGCGTGCTGCGTGAAGAGGGCGTTCGCGTCATCCTGGTGAACTCGAACCCGGCCACGATCATGACCGACCCCGATTTCGCCGACGCCACCTACGTCGAACCCATCACCTGGCGGGTCATTGAGAGCATCATCGCCAAGGAGAAGCCCGACGCGATCCTGCCGACCCTCGGCGGCCAGACCGCGCTCAATGCGGCAATCGACCTGCACAACCACGGCATTCTCGAGAAGTACAACGTCGAGCTGATCGGCGCGAACTTCGAGGCCATCAACAAGGGTGAAGACCGCCAGATCTTCAAGGAGCTGGTGCTCGAGTGTGGCGCAGACGTCGCTCGCTCCTTCATCGCCCACACCGTTGAAGAAGCCGTCGAGTACGCCGCAGACCTCGGCTACCCGCTCGTGGTGCGCCCCTCCTTCACTATGGGCGGCCTCGGCTCCGGGTTCGCGTACACCGAGACCGAGCTTCGCCGCATCGTGGGCGACGGCCTGCATCAGAGCCCCACCACCGAGGTACTGCTCGAAGAGAGCATTCTCGGCTGGAAGGAGTATGAGCTCGAGCTCATGCGCGACACGGCCGACAACACGGTGGTCGTGTGCTCGATCGAGAACGTCGACCCGGTCGGTGTGCACACCGGCGACTCCATCACCGTGGCGCCCGCGCTCACGCTGACCGACCGTGAGTACCAGAACCTCCGCAACATCGGCATCGACATCATCCGCGCGGTCGGTGTCGACACCGGCGGGTGCAACATCCAGTTCGCGATCGACCCGGCGAACGGCCGGGTGATCGTGATCGAGATGAACCCGAGAGTCTCCCGGTCATCCGCCCTCGCCTCGAAGGCCACCGGGTTCCCCATCGCGAAGATCGCCGCGAAGCTCGCCATCGGGTACCGCCTCGACGAGATCCCGAACGACATCACCAAGGTGACCCCTGCCTCGTTCGAGCCGACGCTCGACTACGTGGTCGTGAAGGTGCCCCGGTTCGCATTCGAGAAGTTCCCCGCGGCGGATGCCACGCTGACGACAACCATGAAGTCAGTGGGCGAGGCGATGGCGATCGGGCGAAACTACAGCACCGCCCTGCAGAAGGCCCTGCGTTCGCTCGAGAAGCGCGGCTCCTCGTTCCACTGGGACGGCGAGCCCGGCAACAAGGACGAACTTCTGGCGATCGCCGCAGTGCCCACCGACGGCCGCATCGTCACCGTGCAGCAGGCGCTCCGCGCAGGCGCGACCATCGACGAGGTCTTCGAGTCGACCAAGATCGACCCCTGGTTCATCGACCAGATCGTGCTGATCAACGAGGTGGCGGATGCTGTTGCCGCCGCTCCTCTGACCGATGAGCACATTCTCCGCCACGCCAAAGACCACGGTTTCTCCGACATTCAGATCGCGGCCCTCCGCGGCACCACCGAAGAGGAGATCCGCCAGATCCGGTACGGGCTCGACGTACGCCCGGTCTACAAGACCGTCGACACCTGCGCGGGGGAGTTCCCGGCGCTCACCCCGTACCACTATTCGAGCTACGACCTCGAGACCGAGGTCATGCCGAGCGACCGCCGCAAGGTCGTCATTCTGGGCTCCGGCCCGAACCGCATCGGGCAGGGTGTCGAGTTCGACTACTCCTGCGTGCACGCCTCCTTCGCGCTGAGCGATGCCGGCTACGAGACCATCATGATCAACTGCAACCCCGAGACGGTCTCGACCGACTACGACACGAGTGACCGGCTGTACTTCGAGCCCCTGACGCTCGAAGACGTGCTTGAGGTCATCCACGCCGAGAGCCAGAGCGGCGACCTCGTCGGTGTCGTGGTGCAACTCGGTGGCCAGACCGCGCTCGGGCTCGCGAAAGGGCTGAAGGCCGCAGGCGTGCCGATTCTCGGAACGACACCGGAGGCGATCGACCTCGCCGAAGAGCGCGGGCTCTTTGCGGGCATCCTCGATGCAGCCGGCCTGCTCGCACCGAAGAACGGCACGGCGACCGACTACAAGACCGCCGTCGTCGTCGCCGAGGAGATCGGCTACCCCGTTCTGGTTCGCCCCTCGTACGTACTCGGCGGCCGAGGCATGGAGATCGTCTACGACAGTCCCTCCCTCGAGGACTACTTCGAGCGGGTCGCCGGCCAGGGGATCGTCGGGCCGACACATCCGCTGCTCGTGGACCGCTTTCTCGACGACGCGATCGAGATCGACGTCGACGCGCTCTACGACGGCGTCGACCTCTACATCGGCGGCATCATGGAGCACATCGAGGAGGCCGGAATCCACTCCGGCGACTCGAGTTGCACGCTGCCGCCCGTGACGCTCGGGCAGGATGTCATCGCCCGGGTCAAGAAGGCAACGCTGGGTATCGCCGAGGGCGTCGGCGTGCGCGGGCTGCTGAACGTACAGTTCGCCGTGGGGGCCGGAATCCTCTACGTGCTCGAAGCGAACCCCCGGGCATCCAGAACCGTGCCGTTCGTCTCGAAGGCGCTCGGCATACCGCTGGCCAAGGCCGCCTCACGAATCATGGTCGGCGACACCATCGCCGAACTGGTGGCCGAGGGTATGCTGCCGAAGCTCGACGGCTCGATCGTTCCCTTCGATGCGCCGGTCTCAGTGAAGGAGGCCGTGCTGCCGTTCAAGCGGTTCCGCACCAAGGAGGGAATGGTCGTCGACTCGGTACTGGGGCCGGAGATGCGCTCGACGGGCGAGGTCATGGGCATCGACCGCGACTTCCCGCGGGCGTTTGCGAAGAGCCAGGAGGCCGCCTACGGAGGGCTTCCGCAGTCGGGCGCCGTGTTCGTGTCGGTCTCTGACCGCGACAAACGCGCCATCGTGCTGCCGGTGCTCAGGCTGTCACAACTCGGCTTCGAGATCCTTGCGACGGTCGGTACGGCCGAGGTGCTGAACCGCAACGGCATCCGCACTCGCATCGTGCGCAAGTACAGCCAGGGCGCCTCGCGCACGAACGAACCGAACATCGTCGACCTGATCAACCGCAACGAGGTCGACATCGTGATCAACACGCCGTCGGGCCGCTCGGCGCGTGCTGACGGGTACGAGATCCGGGCAGCGGCCGTGGCAGCGGACAAGCCGCTCTTCACGACGATCGCGCAGCTCGGTGCTGCCGTCGCCTCGTTCGACGGCATTCGCGACGGCTTCACCGTGACCAGCCTGCAGGAGTACGCGTGGGAGCGGTCTGAGGCACTCGAGCGAGCTGAAGAGGCGGCCGCGGCAGAGCTGCTGCTCGAAGAACTCGAGGCGTAG